In a genomic window of Periophthalmus magnuspinnatus isolate fPerMag1 chromosome 3, fPerMag1.2.pri, whole genome shotgun sequence:
- the shcbp1 gene encoding SHC SH2 domain-binding protein 1, which produces MESCEKRLLVDGGMAEVVVSDIDSYVHVEIEVENNNRIASSDEGRSEAPVTQALFQDAEEDEDADSESSGDDSGTDPFGTERSGTQLQRCEHKTESNSSLPDTFQTSHLLFYERFKAYQDYVLGDCKPSEVKAFTADYLEKVVEVCDWQALWCTDVFDVLVEVQDVDFKELKAVVRLVLPMQCEAKGCELTEDNMKSVLEATQHHVPLKELHAVYEESGEFDETALAIEHLRFFYEHIWRRWDEEDEDDDFDYFVRCVEPRLRLFYDILEDRVPAGLVMEYQTLLDNCSKVFEQFSVLRSGMCCDSDSELDNVSMVEGLKLYDLLETYKRKLHIIENPLLRYVLGYKGNARQQFVQSRGPRESGLKVVHVVASSCTASQLQSLLNDKLLPMYSNEDTEIKFYGDPVSAVDSCHEGDVVIVLPGVFNVTSSINLPDSITVEGFGLPDEVVIEKKGKGDSFIESTGVNVKISNIKFIQHDAIEGIVCVRQGNLYLENCVLQCETTGVIVRTSAHLTMNICDLYGSKGAGIEVYPGSVCSLVGNGIHHCKDGILIKDFADELDVLPSITMENNVIHNNEGYGVILVKPSTGEDQTVPLEKIEENTIKPTEKPPGPVAEPEIITTVATPPTKPTLEDQVGDGSLSADGDLLSASARKWQLCRQLSRSKEATCSRPVQDLLNHEIFVSIQGNQFRRNGMGDFGTFIC; this is translated from the exons ATGGAGTCTTGTGAGAAACGTTTGCTTGTTGATGGAGGCATGGCTGAGGTGGTGGTGTCGGATATAGATTCGTACGTTCACGTTGAGATTGAAGTGGAAAACAACAACCGCATCGCCAGCTCAGACGAGGGACGCAGCGAGGCCCCCGTCACCCAAG CTCTGTTccaggatgcagaggaggacgAAGATGCGGACAGTGAAAGCAGTGGAGATGACAGCGGCACAGACCCCTTTGGCACAGAGCGGTCAGGCACACAGCTGCAGAGATGTGAACACAAAACAGAATCAAACTCCAGTCTCCCAGACACTTTCCAGACCAGCCACCTACTCTTCTACGAGAGGTTCAAGGCCTACCAAGACTATGTGCTGG GTGACTGTAAGCCATCAGAGGTCAAAGCCTTCACAGCAGATTATCTTGAGAAGGTGGTAGAGGTGTGTGACTGGCAAGCCTTGTGGTGCACTGATGTCTTTGATGTTTTGGTAGAG GTTCAGGATGTGGACTTTAAGGAGCTGAAGGCTGTGGTGCGCCTGGTGTTGCCCATGCAGTGTGAGGCTAAAGGCTGTGAGTTGACTGAGGACAACATGAAGTCTGTGCTGGAGGCCACACAGCACCATGTCCCTCTGAAGGAGCTCCACGCAGTCTACGAGGAATCCGGAGAGTTTGACGAGACCGCACTCGCCATTGAACATCTCCG ATTTTTCTACGAACACATTTGGCGGCGATGggatgaagaggatgaagacGATGACTTTGACTACTTTGTGCGATGTGTAGAGCCTCGCCTGAGATT GTTTTATGACATCTTGGAGGACCGAGTGCCTGCAGGTTTGGTCATGGAGTACCAGACGTTACTGGACAACTGCTCCAAGGTCTTCGAGCAGTTCTCTGTTCTGCGCAGCGGCATGTGCTGTGATTCTGACTCTGAACTAGACAACGTGTCCATGGTGGAGGGCCTCAAACTCTATGACCTGCTAGAAACATACAAACGCAAGCTGCACATCATTGAAAACCCCTTATTACG ataTGTTCTAGGGTATAAAGGTAATGCCAGACAGCAGTTTGTACAGAGCCGTGGCCCCAGAGAGTCTGGGTTGAAGGTGGTTCATGTGGTCGCATCCTCTTGCACCGCTTCACAGCTCCAGTCTCTCCTCAATGACAAACTGCTGCCCATGTATTCTAATGAGGACACAGAAATAAAG ttttacgGGGACCCAGTTTCAGCAGTGGACTCTTGCCATGAGGGTGATGTGGTCATAGTTTTACCAGGTGTCTTTAATGTCACCAGCTCAATCAACCTACCAGATTCAATTACAGTAGAAG GCTTTGGACTTCCAGATGAGGTGGTGATTGAAAAGAAGGGCAAAGGAGACTCATTCATTGAATCCACCGgagtaaatgttaaaatatcCAACATCAAGTTTATCCAGCACGATGCTATTGAGGGCATTGTTT GTGTGCGTCAGGGGAACCTCTACCTGGAGAACTGTGTGTTACAGTGTGAGACCACCGGAGTCATTGTCAGGACATCAGCCCACCTCACCATGAACATCTGTGACCTCTATGGATCCAAG GGAGCTGGCATAGAGGTCTACCCTGGCAGTGTGTGCAGTCTGGTTGGAAATGGCATCCACCACTGCAAAGATGGGATCCTCATCAAG GACTTTGCTGATGAACTTGATGTGCTGCCATCAATCACCATGGAAAACAATGTAATTCATAACAATGAGGGCTATGGAGTGATACTGGTTAAACCCAGCACTGGGGAGGACCAGACTGTTCCCCTTGAAAAGATTGAAG AAAACACGATCAAACCAACAGAGAAACCACCAGGACCAGTTGCCGAACCTGAAATCATCACCACCGTTGCAACTCCCCCAACCAAACCCACATTGGAGGACCAGGTGGGTGATGGTAGTCTCAGCGCCGACGGTGACCTGCTCTCTGCCTCCGCCCGAAAGTGGCAGCTGTGTCGACAGCTGAGCCGAAGTAAAGAGGCCACGTGTAGCCGGCCCGTCCAGGATCTACTCAACCATGAGATCTTCGTGTCCATTCAGGGAAACCAGTTCAGACGCAACGGGATGGGTGACTTTGGCACCTTCATCTGCTGA
- the tssc4 gene encoding protein TSSC4, with protein sequence MCDDKHGKSPKSDDENELSASDESEPEEAPSGAPFDPELDAEDDDDEADDRNKPAVNVQDGAPKANPFSLKGGSSGFSSRSHSIFDCLDSMAKMTSSTLGQDKVIDGVFARPVAPPPSRKTSHPPPTSPTPAKKRGVPDYMVNPDRWTRYSLEDTAETSDQGNSRVAHQYLASLLQKKDEPVNRDSCNLHEKIIFSKPSRVGKEPPTNKSEKQSKEKGMRLTHLNEEEEEEEDKKDLQITQKKDESDIKKKLNVEGDGDDVTQEAIQANAGFGAFKKTHHKMYRKSAEESSHN encoded by the coding sequence ATGTGTGACGACAAACATGGCAAGTCACCGAAGAGTGATGACGAGAATGAGCTGTCGGCCAGTGATGAGTCCGAGCCAGAGGAGGCCCCCAGTGGCGCACCCTTTGACCCAGAGCTAGATgctgaggatgatgatgatgaagccGATGACCGCAACAAGCCGGCAGTGAACGTTCAAGATGGCGCTCCGAAAGCCAACCCTTTCAGCCTCAAAGGTGGGAGCTCGGGGTTCTCCAGCCGCAGTCACAGCATCTTCGACTGCCTGGATAGCATGGCCAAGATGACGTCTTCTACTCTGGGCCAGGATAAAGTCATAGATGGCGTGTTTGCCCGACCTGTAGCTCCACCTCCCAGCCGCAAAACGAGCCACCCCCCTCCAACCAGCCCCACCCCAGCAAAGAAACGTGGGGTGCCCGATTACATGGTGAACCCGGATCGCTGGACTCGCTACAGTCTGGAAGATACAGCTGAAACTAGCGATCAGGGCAATAGCAGGGTGGCGCATCAATATCTGGCAAGTCTGCTGCAAAAGAAAGACGAGCCAGTGAATAGGGACTCCTGTAATCTCCACGAGAAAATTATCTTCTCCAAGCCTAGCCGAGTAGGGAAGGAACCACCCACCAACAAGTCAGAGAAGCAGAGCAAGGAAAAGGGCATGCGTTTAACCCATTTgaacgaagaggaggaggaagaagaggacaaGAAAGATTTACAAATTACACAAAAGAAAGATGAGTCGGACATTAAGAAAAAACTGAACGTGGAGGGAGATGGTGATGACGTAACACAAGAGGCAATACAGGCGAATGCAGGATTCGGTGCATTTAAGAAAACGCATCACAAAATGTACAGGAAGAGCGCAGAGGAGAGTAGCCACAACTAG
- the ano9b gene encoding anoctamin-9 isoform X2 yields MSVSAEPAGNFDSTYNMFFSASEPVQRTFDYVLVSPKHEEDDDDLKIQRAQAFIRQLEKKNFTVIRIQHEEKIFYGLRAPNDIFEDYTYLLKVSDSCNWSGVLKGEVTQATRIRIVHFILHNTFTISGENLKELLEKDVFETTFCLHERKEQKKLRQKWARWTGLFKPQPLSSVKQYFGEKVALYYLWLSWYTMLLVPAAALGVVVFLYGLAFFRTNPLINEVCESSIIMCPRCDKPCKVWQLSDTCTYAKVSLLFDNEGTVAFAMFMAIWATLFLELWKRHRARHVSKWKVYDWCEEEEELILEIVNDPSCSPKQFRHSYFRSTLVLILVTLMLMIIIGLAHALVVFRVVAAALLSNADWEFIRDQPHSVAVMLGAVLHYLTIQIMTRVNRWVALKLCHIEKTNSFASTERSFTVKMFTFQFFTLFSSLFYVAFFLGRINGHPGNYTRIATWRLEECHPSGCLTDLFIQMAVILLLKQTLNNIFEFTIPWVKSLFSKNASKSLRRKCGHCYRKACRDEQGRVEPCDICKLRDWLRNYHLTNTDAFSLFNEFLEMVVQFSFTTIFVAAFPLAPLLALLNNIFEIRLDAIKMVRLERRLVPRKTNDIGVWTQVLEAIGVLAVIANGLVIGITSDFIPRLVYRYRYGPCAAGNATTNCMSGYINDTLTTVYQSHTAAWGDFTEAQMKTETGMNVTQCSYRDYRDENYTLTSQFWLVLAVRFAFVILFEHVVVVCKFIAAWFVPNNPIQVKNERLRDKLARLKEELREIRSCKSTEV; encoded by the exons ATGTCagtgtctgctgagcctgcaggAAACTTTGATTCGACTtacaacatgtttttcagtgcgtCTGAG CCTGTTCAGAGGACATTTGACTATGTGCTGGTATCTCCCAAACACGAAGAAGACGACGACGACCTGAAGATCCAAAGAGCCCAAGCCTTCATCCGTCAGTTGGAGAAGAAAAACTTTACTGTGATT AGGATTCAACATGAAGAGAAGATATTCTATGGCCTGCGGGCACCAAACGATATATTTGAAGACTACACGTACCTGCTCAAAGTATCGGACTCCTGTAACTGGAGCGGGGTTCTCAAAGGAGAAGTAACGCAGGCCACAAG AATACGGATTGTACATTTTATCCTCCACAACACCTTCACCATATCTGGAG AGAACCTGAAAGAACTCCTAGAGAAAGATGTGTTTGAGACAACATTCTGCCTTCACGAG AGAAAGGAGCAGAAGAAACTGAGGCAGAAGTGGGCTCGATGGACCGGACTGTTCAAACCGCAGCCACTGTCTAGTGTCAA GCAATACTTTGGGGAGAAGGTGGCTCTCTACTATCTATGGTTGAGCTGGTACACAATGCTGCTAGTGCCAGCAGCTGCACTgggagtggtagttttcctgTACGGTCTAGCGTTTTTTCGGACCAACCCACTAAT TAATGAAGTATGTGAGTCCAGTATCATCATGTGTCCGCGTTGTGACAAACCGTGTAAAGTGTGGCAGCTCTCAGACACATGCACGTATGCCAAG GTCAGTCTTCTATTTGACAATGAGGGCACTGTGGCATTTGCTATGTTCATGGCCATCTGGG ccACCTTGTTCTTAGAGTTATGGAAAAGACACAGAGCAAGGCATGTTTCAAAATGGAAGGTGTATGACTGGTGTGAGGAGGAG GAAGAACTAATATTGGAAATCGTCAACGATCCATCCTGCAGTCCCAAGCAATTCCGACACTCATACTTCCGCAGCACACTTGTCCTCATTCTGGTGACCCTGATG CTTATGATCATCATAGGCCTGGCTCATGCTCTGGTGGTCTTCAGAGTGGTGGCTGCCGCTCTCTTGTCAAACGCCGACTGGGAGTTCATCAGGGACCAGCCCCACTCTGTGGCTGTGATGCTGGGAGCCGTGCTGCACTATCTAACCATTCAGATTATGACAAGG GTAAACAGATGGGTGGCCCTCAAGCTTTGTCACATAG aGAAGACCAACTCCTTTGCATCAACAGAGAGAAGCTTCACagttaaaatgtttactttccagttcttcactctcttctcctctctgttttATGTGGCCTTCTTCCTGGGCAG GATAAATGGACATCCAGGAAACTATACAAGAATTGCAACCTGGCGACTGGAAGAG TGCCATCCCAGCGGCTGCCTGACGGACCTGTTCATCCAAATGGCTGTCATCTTGCTGCTTAAACAGACCCTCAACAACATCTTTGAATTCACTATCCC ATGGGTGAAAAGCTTGTTCAGTAAAAACGCTTCGAAGAGTCTGAGGAGGAAATGTGGTCACTGCTACAGAAAGGCCTGTCGCGATGAGCAGGGCCGCGTGGAGCCGTGTGACATCTGCAAGCTGAGGGACTGGCTCAGGAACTACCACCTGACCAACACAGATGCTTTCAGCCTCTTCAATGAGTTCCTGGAGATGG TGGTTCAGTTTAGTTTCACCACTATATTTGTGGCAGCGTTCCCTCTGGCTCCACTGCTGGCTCTCCTCAATAACATCTTTGAGATCCGTCTCGATGCAATTAAGATGGTGCGACTGGAGCGCCGTCTCGTGCCCAGGAAAACAAATGACATTG GTGTTTGGACCCAGGTGTTGGAGGCCATCGGGGTGCTCGCGGTCATAGCCAATGGTCTGGTCATTGGGATCACGTCTGACTTTATCCCACGTCTCGTCTATCGTTACCGCTATGGGCCTTGTGCCGCTGGAAATGCAACCACAAA TTGTATGTCCGGCTACATTAATGACACACTGACCACGGTCTATCAGTCCCATACGGCTGCGTGGGGTGACTTCACCGAGGCACAGATGAAGACAGAGACAGGCATGAATGTCACCCAGTGCAG TTATAGAGATTATCGTGATGAGAACTACACTTTGACCTCTCAATTCTGGTTGGTCCTGGCTGTGAGATTTGCATTTGTCATTCTTTTTGAG CACGTGGTCGTAGTGTGTAAATTTATAGCCGCCTGGTTTGTTCCCAATAATCCCATACAAGTGAAGAATGAAAGGCTCCGTGACAAACTAGCACGGCTTAAAGAAGAGCTACG TGAAATAAGAAGTTGCAAGTCCACAGAGGTCTAA
- the ano9b gene encoding anoctamin-9 isoform X1: protein MSVSAEPAGNFDSTYNMFFSASENIEMENQDKEPLLPRTPVQRTFDYVLVSPKHEEDDDDLKIQRAQAFIRQLEKKNFTVIRIQHEEKIFYGLRAPNDIFEDYTYLLKVSDSCNWSGVLKGEVTQATRIRIVHFILHNTFTISGENLKELLEKDVFETTFCLHERKEQKKLRQKWARWTGLFKPQPLSSVKQYFGEKVALYYLWLSWYTMLLVPAAALGVVVFLYGLAFFRTNPLINEVCESSIIMCPRCDKPCKVWQLSDTCTYAKVSLLFDNEGTVAFAMFMAIWATLFLELWKRHRARHVSKWKVYDWCEEEEELILEIVNDPSCSPKQFRHSYFRSTLVLILVTLMLMIIIGLAHALVVFRVVAAALLSNADWEFIRDQPHSVAVMLGAVLHYLTIQIMTRVNRWVALKLCHIEKTNSFASTERSFTVKMFTFQFFTLFSSLFYVAFFLGRINGHPGNYTRIATWRLEECHPSGCLTDLFIQMAVILLLKQTLNNIFEFTIPWVKSLFSKNASKSLRRKCGHCYRKACRDEQGRVEPCDICKLRDWLRNYHLTNTDAFSLFNEFLEMVVQFSFTTIFVAAFPLAPLLALLNNIFEIRLDAIKMVRLERRLVPRKTNDIGVWTQVLEAIGVLAVIANGLVIGITSDFIPRLVYRYRYGPCAAGNATTNCMSGYINDTLTTVYQSHTAAWGDFTEAQMKTETGMNVTQCSYRDYRDENYTLTSQFWLVLAVRFAFVILFEHVVVVCKFIAAWFVPNNPIQVKNERLRDKLARLKEELREIRSCKSTEV, encoded by the exons ATGTCagtgtctgctgagcctgcaggAAACTTTGATTCGACTtacaacatgtttttcagtgcgtCTGAG AATATTGAGATGGAGAACCAAGACAAGGAGCCTCTTCTCCCACGTACG CCTGTTCAGAGGACATTTGACTATGTGCTGGTATCTCCCAAACACGAAGAAGACGACGACGACCTGAAGATCCAAAGAGCCCAAGCCTTCATCCGTCAGTTGGAGAAGAAAAACTTTACTGTGATT AGGATTCAACATGAAGAGAAGATATTCTATGGCCTGCGGGCACCAAACGATATATTTGAAGACTACACGTACCTGCTCAAAGTATCGGACTCCTGTAACTGGAGCGGGGTTCTCAAAGGAGAAGTAACGCAGGCCACAAG AATACGGATTGTACATTTTATCCTCCACAACACCTTCACCATATCTGGAG AGAACCTGAAAGAACTCCTAGAGAAAGATGTGTTTGAGACAACATTCTGCCTTCACGAG AGAAAGGAGCAGAAGAAACTGAGGCAGAAGTGGGCTCGATGGACCGGACTGTTCAAACCGCAGCCACTGTCTAGTGTCAA GCAATACTTTGGGGAGAAGGTGGCTCTCTACTATCTATGGTTGAGCTGGTACACAATGCTGCTAGTGCCAGCAGCTGCACTgggagtggtagttttcctgTACGGTCTAGCGTTTTTTCGGACCAACCCACTAAT TAATGAAGTATGTGAGTCCAGTATCATCATGTGTCCGCGTTGTGACAAACCGTGTAAAGTGTGGCAGCTCTCAGACACATGCACGTATGCCAAG GTCAGTCTTCTATTTGACAATGAGGGCACTGTGGCATTTGCTATGTTCATGGCCATCTGGG ccACCTTGTTCTTAGAGTTATGGAAAAGACACAGAGCAAGGCATGTTTCAAAATGGAAGGTGTATGACTGGTGTGAGGAGGAG GAAGAACTAATATTGGAAATCGTCAACGATCCATCCTGCAGTCCCAAGCAATTCCGACACTCATACTTCCGCAGCACACTTGTCCTCATTCTGGTGACCCTGATG CTTATGATCATCATAGGCCTGGCTCATGCTCTGGTGGTCTTCAGAGTGGTGGCTGCCGCTCTCTTGTCAAACGCCGACTGGGAGTTCATCAGGGACCAGCCCCACTCTGTGGCTGTGATGCTGGGAGCCGTGCTGCACTATCTAACCATTCAGATTATGACAAGG GTAAACAGATGGGTGGCCCTCAAGCTTTGTCACATAG aGAAGACCAACTCCTTTGCATCAACAGAGAGAAGCTTCACagttaaaatgtttactttccagttcttcactctcttctcctctctgttttATGTGGCCTTCTTCCTGGGCAG GATAAATGGACATCCAGGAAACTATACAAGAATTGCAACCTGGCGACTGGAAGAG TGCCATCCCAGCGGCTGCCTGACGGACCTGTTCATCCAAATGGCTGTCATCTTGCTGCTTAAACAGACCCTCAACAACATCTTTGAATTCACTATCCC ATGGGTGAAAAGCTTGTTCAGTAAAAACGCTTCGAAGAGTCTGAGGAGGAAATGTGGTCACTGCTACAGAAAGGCCTGTCGCGATGAGCAGGGCCGCGTGGAGCCGTGTGACATCTGCAAGCTGAGGGACTGGCTCAGGAACTACCACCTGACCAACACAGATGCTTTCAGCCTCTTCAATGAGTTCCTGGAGATGG TGGTTCAGTTTAGTTTCACCACTATATTTGTGGCAGCGTTCCCTCTGGCTCCACTGCTGGCTCTCCTCAATAACATCTTTGAGATCCGTCTCGATGCAATTAAGATGGTGCGACTGGAGCGCCGTCTCGTGCCCAGGAAAACAAATGACATTG GTGTTTGGACCCAGGTGTTGGAGGCCATCGGGGTGCTCGCGGTCATAGCCAATGGTCTGGTCATTGGGATCACGTCTGACTTTATCCCACGTCTCGTCTATCGTTACCGCTATGGGCCTTGTGCCGCTGGAAATGCAACCACAAA TTGTATGTCCGGCTACATTAATGACACACTGACCACGGTCTATCAGTCCCATACGGCTGCGTGGGGTGACTTCACCGAGGCACAGATGAAGACAGAGACAGGCATGAATGTCACCCAGTGCAG TTATAGAGATTATCGTGATGAGAACTACACTTTGACCTCTCAATTCTGGTTGGTCCTGGCTGTGAGATTTGCATTTGTCATTCTTTTTGAG CACGTGGTCGTAGTGTGTAAATTTATAGCCGCCTGGTTTGTTCCCAATAATCCCATACAAGTGAAGAATGAAAGGCTCCGTGACAAACTAGCACGGCTTAAAGAAGAGCTACG TGAAATAAGAAGTTGCAAGTCCACAGAGGTCTAA